From the genome of Gracilibacillus salitolerans, one region includes:
- a CDS encoding efflux RND transporter permease subunit — translation MKLVNTSVKRPVGVIMIVLAIIAMGVISVRNLAIDLFPEIDLPIAVVATSYPDAAPQEVEKLVSEPIEGGLSSIEGVNTIQSQSQTGSSLVIIMFENGTNLDNALLEVRESVDQVKAMLPDGANDPSVLRFNPNQMPIMWVGLTGSDTTTLQTVAEDTIQPYFERQSGVASVSVEGGEERIIELELNRSAMMQYGVSTQSIQQALQGANQSGSAGAIQQGDQDLQLRVDGTFESVDDIAHSIIQTPQGAQITIEDVAEVKDTLQKNGTTLVNNETAVVLSILKQSDGNTVEVSDNVLAAMDDLNEDLPEGVSLDVVVDTSDFIKQSINSVIQNMIFGGIFALLVLLLFLKSVRATLVIGVSIPIAIVSTFVLLYFTGETLNVLTMGGLALGIGMMVDSSIVILENIVSYRQKGYNIKEAAIKGASELAPAVIASTTTTLVVFLPIVFVEGMASELFTPLALTVSFALIASLAVSVTLIPMLSSKLLTKAMQNNGRRYWFDRFLQKVINGYQRVIEKALKLRKTTIAITIAAIIASVSLIPFIGTAFIPEGDQGQLGITVETPTGTNEEKRLAITEQVNEKLAEYDEVIDVSYVTVGGGNPEDAMMTGGSDASYQIQLLPADERDQTTASVAQQLDEELQDIAGAEITVSEASSGAGLGDPIQIQISGPETEVLQELSDQVLMVLEDVEGVYNPTSSLSDTQPEMAVQVDRDLAAQYGLSYQEVMSQIQLGFTGQTIMQYREAGEEMNVKLIYPEDQRSTINDLENLLIQNQQGTTIPLQAIADFEQEQSAATISRQNQQRQVNITSGIVGSDLGTVSQNVENALDSIGFPDDYDYSIGGQAEDMAEAFVDLGLALVLSIFLVYAVMAIQFENFLHPLIIMFSMPATAVGVFGGLFITGQPLSITAFIGVIMLAGIVVNNAIVLVDYINILRNRGMDRHEAIVEAGKTRLRPILMTTLTTILAMVPLALGYGEGAEMQQPMAITVIFGLLTSSIFTLVLIPVVYTYFDNLSERMKGWFTRKNKKEKEKEA, via the coding sequence ATGAAACTAGTCAATACATCAGTTAAACGGCCAGTCGGGGTCATCATGATTGTCCTCGCTATTATTGCAATGGGTGTTATATCAGTTCGAAATTTAGCGATAGATCTTTTCCCAGAAATTGATTTACCAATTGCAGTGGTTGCGACCAGCTATCCAGATGCAGCACCTCAAGAGGTCGAAAAACTAGTGTCAGAACCAATTGAGGGCGGTCTTAGCTCGATTGAAGGGGTGAACACGATTCAATCCCAATCGCAAACAGGATCTTCCCTTGTGATTATTATGTTCGAAAATGGAACCAACCTCGATAATGCCTTGCTCGAGGTCAGGGAAAGTGTAGACCAGGTCAAAGCGATGCTGCCGGATGGTGCCAATGACCCGAGTGTTCTGCGCTTTAACCCAAATCAAATGCCAATTATGTGGGTAGGCTTAACAGGTAGTGATACCACCACCTTACAAACGGTAGCAGAGGATACCATTCAACCGTATTTTGAGCGACAAAGCGGTGTGGCTTCTGTCAGTGTTGAGGGTGGCGAAGAAAGAATAATTGAATTAGAGTTAAATCGGTCAGCCATGATGCAATATGGTGTTTCGACGCAATCGATCCAACAAGCGTTACAAGGAGCTAATCAGTCCGGATCAGCAGGCGCCATTCAACAAGGAGATCAAGATTTACAACTGCGTGTGGATGGTACATTTGAATCGGTAGATGATATTGCCCATTCTATTATACAAACACCACAAGGTGCACAAATTACTATCGAAGATGTAGCGGAGGTCAAGGATACCTTACAAAAAAATGGGACAACACTTGTAAACAATGAAACAGCCGTTGTATTAAGTATTTTAAAACAATCAGACGGAAATACTGTGGAAGTATCGGATAATGTATTAGCTGCTATGGATGACTTAAATGAAGATCTGCCGGAAGGTGTCAGTCTTGATGTAGTAGTAGATACGTCAGATTTTATTAAACAATCGATTAATTCTGTTATTCAGAATATGATTTTTGGTGGAATTTTCGCCTTATTAGTATTGCTGTTATTCCTGAAAAGTGTAAGAGCGACACTTGTTATCGGGGTATCGATCCCTATTGCAATTGTTTCAACGTTTGTACTGTTGTATTTCACCGGTGAGACGTTGAACGTACTAACAATGGGTGGTCTCGCGCTCGGTATCGGGATGATGGTCGACAGTTCAATTGTTATACTCGAAAATATTGTCTCTTACAGGCAAAAAGGCTATAACATCAAAGAAGCAGCAATCAAGGGTGCATCAGAGCTTGCACCAGCTGTAATTGCGTCAACGACGACAACATTAGTAGTATTTCTGCCAATTGTTTTTGTTGAAGGGATGGCGTCGGAATTATTTACACCATTAGCATTAACCGTTTCTTTTGCATTAATTGCATCACTCGCAGTTTCAGTCACATTAATCCCGATGTTATCATCCAAACTTTTAACAAAAGCGATGCAGAATAACGGTCGCCGTTACTGGTTCGATCGTTTCTTACAGAAAGTAATTAATGGCTATCAACGAGTGATTGAAAAAGCCTTGAAACTACGGAAAACAACGATTGCGATTACGATTGCCGCAATCATCGCAAGTGTTTCTTTAATTCCGTTTATCGGTACTGCCTTTATTCCGGAAGGTGATCAAGGTCAGTTAGGTATCACAGTGGAAACTCCAACAGGTACAAATGAAGAGAAACGACTTGCAATCACCGAACAAGTAAATGAAAAGCTGGCAGAATACGATGAAGTTATTGATGTCAGCTATGTAACTGTCGGTGGTGGCAATCCGGAAGACGCAATGATGACAGGAGGTTCGGATGCCTCTTATCAAATTCAATTATTACCAGCGGATGAACGAGATCAAACAACGGCATCAGTTGCTCAACAATTAGACGAAGAGTTACAAGATATTGCCGGAGCGGAAATTACCGTTAGTGAGGCAAGTTCTGGTGCTGGTTTAGGAGATCCGATCCAAATTCAAATTTCAGGTCCAGAAACCGAAGTATTACAGGAACTTTCAGATCAAGTACTGATGGTGTTAGAAGATGTGGAAGGTGTTTACAATCCAACATCATCTTTATCTGATACACAGCCGGAAATGGCGGTTCAAGTCGATCGTGACTTGGCAGCGCAATACGGTTTAAGCTATCAGGAAGTGATGAGTCAGATCCAACTTGGATTTACCGGTCAAACGATTATGCAGTATCGTGAAGCCGGAGAAGAAATGAATGTAAAATTAATATATCCGGAAGATCAGCGTTCAACAATTAATGATTTAGAAAATTTACTAATTCAAAACCAGCAAGGAACAACAATTCCTTTGCAGGCGATAGCTGATTTCGAACAAGAGCAAAGTGCCGCAACAATCTCACGTCAAAACCAACAACGCCAGGTTAATATTACATCCGGTATTGTTGGAAGTGATTTAGGTACGGTATCGCAAAATGTGGAAAATGCATTAGATTCCATTGGCTTTCCTGACGATTATGACTATTCTATCGGTGGTCAGGCAGAAGATATGGCTGAAGCCTTCGTTGACTTAGGTCTGGCGTTAGTATTATCGATTTTCCTAGTGTACGCCGTTATGGCTATCCAGTTTGAAAACTTCCTGCACCCGTTAATTATTATGTTCTCCATGCCTGCAACAGCAGTAGGGGTGTTTGGTGGTCTATTTATTACTGGTCAGCCATTATCGATCACAGCCTTTATCGGGGTGATTATGCTCGCCGGGATAGTGGTCAACAATGCGATCGTGCTTGTCGATTATATTAATATTCTCAGAAATCGTGGAATGGATCGACACGAAGCCATTGTCGAAGCCGGAAAAACAAGGTTACGTCCTATTTTAATGACAACCTTAACGACGATCCTAGCAATGGTCCCATTAGCCTTAGGATATGGCGAAGGTGCAGAAATGCAACAGCCAATGGCAATTACCGTAATTTTCGGTTTATTGACATCCAGTATCTTTACATTAGTATTAATTCCAGTCGTTTATACGTACTTTGATAACCTATCCGAGCGTATGAAAGGTTGGTTTACGAGAAAGAATAAGAAAGAGAAAGAAAAAGAAGCGTAA
- a CDS encoding glycosyltransferase → MKKVNIVFFIYQMGAGGAARTLLNIINNLDRNKFSPILVTLNYDGSYEHALKDDVTFIKLDTKRLSRSIFKLAKIIRDQKVDIVFSTIPRVNTIAILAKLASFTKAKNVIREADNLGGTFKENLQLLGFGLIYRLANQIISLSEGVKDNLVERYKVPRKSIEVIYNPVDLADITNLANQEEDFDHQSLFDTDDKIIITAGRLVPQKDHHTMLRAFAMVNEQCASQLVMLGEGYLYDELKQLSNELNIEERVHFLGFQQNPYVYFRHADLFVLSSKHEGFSHVIAEALATKTAVVSTNCRSGPSEVLDNGKYGLLSPVGDGKQLAENMLSVLQVTPEKLDEITEKGYERATFFNSNKIVRQYEQTFLDVL, encoded by the coding sequence ATGAAAAAAGTAAACATCGTGTTCTTTATTTATCAAATGGGGGCCGGCGGAGCTGCCAGAACCTTATTAAACATTATCAATAACTTAGATAGAAATAAATTTTCCCCCATCTTAGTAACGTTAAACTATGATGGGTCATATGAGCATGCACTAAAAGATGATGTAACCTTTATTAAATTGGACACGAAACGTTTGAGCAGATCCATTTTTAAATTAGCAAAGATTATTCGTGATCAAAAAGTAGATATTGTATTTAGTACGATCCCAAGAGTTAACACGATTGCGATTCTGGCAAAACTAGCTTCTTTCACAAAAGCTAAAAATGTCATTAGAGAAGCGGATAATCTAGGTGGTACGTTTAAAGAGAATCTACAGTTATTAGGATTTGGACTTATCTACCGATTGGCTAACCAAATTATCTCACTTTCCGAAGGGGTAAAAGACAATCTAGTCGAACGATATAAAGTACCAAGAAAATCGATTGAAGTAATCTATAACCCGGTCGATTTGGCCGATATTACGAATTTAGCTAATCAAGAAGAAGATTTTGACCATCAGTCACTATTTGATACAGATGACAAGATTATCATTACCGCTGGACGATTAGTCCCTCAAAAGGATCATCACACGATGCTTCGTGCTTTTGCAATGGTTAACGAACAGTGCGCTAGTCAGTTGGTAATGCTTGGAGAAGGTTATTTGTATGATGAATTAAAACAGCTATCAAACGAATTAAACATAGAAGAGCGTGTTCATTTTCTCGGTTTTCAACAAAATCCATATGTCTATTTCCGCCATGCAGACTTATTCGTCTTGTCATCCAAGCATGAAGGATTTAGTCATGTTATTGCAGAAGCATTAGCAACCAAAACCGCTGTTGTATCGACCAACTGCCGATCAGGTCCATCAGAGGTCTTGGATAATGGCAAATATGGGTTATTAAGTCCTGTAGGAGATGGAAAGCAGCTTGCGGAGAATATGCTGTCTGTTTTACAAGTAACGCCAGAAAAACTGGACGAGATCACAGAAAAAGGATACGAGCGTGCTACATTCTTCAACTCAAACAAGATCGTCAGACAATATGAACAAACCTTCCTTGATGTGTTATAA